One window of the Mixophyes fleayi isolate aMixFle1 chromosome 6, aMixFle1.hap1, whole genome shotgun sequence genome contains the following:
- the LOC142159946 gene encoding uncharacterized protein LOC142159946 yields MEEWEYLEGHKDLYKDVMMENHWTLTSMDRSSNRNTPERSPSPLYSQGFKKEDNTLHDSPEDNLNIIVVDIVPKMEEDDETYVRDDVRIKEEEIPIDIGTDDITMCESKAQSSQDSLNDQNLNQVDPLETSSGNSDSDAQSLKQYICPHCGKYFSRLSHLVIHRRIHTGEKPFVCSECGKSFSCNSYLVKHQRSHTGEKPFACSECGKCFNQSSNLFKHQKTHTGDKPFVCSLCGKCFTQKSHLVIHQIIHTGEKRFHCSECGKCFSNNARLVAHVRVHTGEKPFGCSLCDKRFTQKSHLAKHQIVHTGEKPFVCSECGKCFISNSHLVIHQRIHTGEKPFSCSECGKRFTQKSDLVRHEKIHVGEKPFVCSTCGKQFLCKAYLAQHQRVHLDKGT; encoded by the exons atggaggagtgggagtatttagaaggacacaaggaccTGTACAAGGACGTCATGATGGAGAATCACTGGACCCTCACATCAATGG ATAGATCTAGTAACAGAAATACACCAGAGAGATCTCccagtcctctttattcacaagGTTTCAAGAAAGAAGATAATACTTTACATGATTCTCCG GAGGATAATTTGAATATTATAGTTGTTGATATTGTGCCAAAAATGGAAGAAGATGATGAGACATATGTGAGAGATGACGTGAGGATTAAAGAGGAAGAAATTCCTATAGATATTGGCACCG ATGATATAACAATGTGTGAAAGCAAAGCTCAAAGTTCTCAAGACAGCTTGAATGATCAAAACTTAAACCAAGTTGATCCTCTAGAGACCTCATCTGGTAATTCAGATTCGGATGCACAGAGCTTGAAACAATACATTTGTCCTCACTGCGGGAAATATTTTTCTCGCCTCTCACATCTTGTCATCCATCGGCGAATTCACACCGGAGAGAAGCCATTTgtgtgctctgaatgtgggaagagTTTTTCCTGTAACTCTTATCTCGTTAAACACCAGCGgagtcacacaggagagaagccgttTGCCTGCtccgaatgtgggaaatgtttcaatCAGAGTTCCAACCTCTTcaaacatcagaaaactcacactgGGGATAAACCGTTTGTATGCTCGCTGTGTGGCAAATGCTTCACACAGAAATCGCATCTCGTTATACATCAAATCATTCATACTGGGGAAAAACGATTCCACTGTTCAGAGTGTGGGAAGTGTTTCAGCAATAATGCTCGGCTGGTCGCGCATGTAAGGGTTCACACCGGAGAGAAGCCATTTGGTTGCTCATTGTGTGACAAACGTTTTACACAGAAATCTCATTTAGCCAAACATCAAATAGtccacacaggggagaaaccgtttgtgtgctctgaatgtgggaaatgttttattagtaactcacatcttgttatacaccagaggattcacacaggagaaaaaccgtTTTCGTGTTCGGAGTGTGGAAAGAGGTTCACCCAGAAGTCGGATCTTGTTCGACATGAAAAAATCCATGTGGGAGAGAAACCATTTGTTTGTTCAACGTGCGGAAAACAGTTCCTTTGTAAGGCATATCTTGCCCAACATCAAAGGGTCCACTTAGACAAGGGCACTTAA